The following are encoded in a window of Nakamurella sp. A5-74 genomic DNA:
- a CDS encoding DegT/DnrJ/EryC1/StrS family aminotransferase: protein MSSPARIQIAAPHLNGNESKYVQECMDTVWISSAGHFVTDFEQAFAQFCEVEHVIAANNGTTALHLALVALDLGPGDEVIVPTLTYIASANAVTYTGATPVFVDSEPDGMTIDVEDVRRKITPRTKAIMPVHLYGHACDLTSLKALADEHGIPIVEDAAEAHGARADGKRVGSVGLVNSFSFFGNKIMTTGEGGAVTTNDAELAAKLRLLRGQGMDPQRRYWFPVVGYNYRMTNIQAAIGLGQLEKIDEKLAIRKDLAAWYDERLGAQPEVTIPKPPAWSESVNWLYTVRVDVRTSEARDRLIELLEADGIESRPVFYPMHQLPPYLDEQAVFPVADAISIGGISLPTHTQLTESDIDRITERLLHHLPAVRS from the coding sequence GTGAGCAGTCCCGCACGGATCCAGATCGCCGCACCGCATCTGAACGGCAACGAGTCCAAGTACGTCCAGGAATGCATGGACACGGTGTGGATCTCCTCCGCCGGTCACTTCGTCACCGACTTCGAGCAGGCCTTCGCGCAGTTCTGCGAGGTCGAGCACGTGATCGCCGCCAACAATGGCACCACCGCACTGCACCTGGCCCTCGTTGCGCTCGATCTGGGGCCGGGGGACGAGGTCATCGTCCCGACGCTCACCTACATCGCTTCGGCCAACGCGGTCACCTACACCGGGGCCACCCCGGTGTTCGTCGACTCCGAGCCGGACGGCATGACGATCGACGTCGAGGACGTCCGCCGCAAGATCACCCCGCGGACCAAGGCGATCATGCCGGTGCACCTGTACGGCCACGCCTGCGACCTGACATCGCTGAAGGCGCTGGCGGACGAGCACGGCATCCCGATCGTCGAGGACGCAGCGGAGGCGCACGGCGCCCGTGCCGACGGCAAGCGGGTCGGCTCGGTCGGCCTGGTCAATTCCTTCAGCTTCTTCGGCAACAAGATCATGACCACCGGGGAGGGCGGCGCGGTCACCACGAACGACGCCGAGCTCGCCGCGAAGCTGCGGCTGCTGCGCGGCCAGGGCATGGATCCGCAGCGTCGCTACTGGTTCCCGGTGGTCGGCTACAACTACCGGATGACGAACATCCAGGCCGCCATCGGTCTGGGCCAGCTGGAGAAGATCGACGAGAAGCTGGCCATCCGCAAGGACCTGGCGGCCTGGTACGACGAGCGTCTGGGCGCTCAGCCCGAGGTCACCATTCCCAAGCCGCCGGCCTGGAGCGAATCGGTCAACTGGCTGTACACGGTGCGGGTCGACGTCCGGACGTCCGAGGCGCGCGATCGGCTGATCGAGTTGTTGGAGGCCGACGGGATCGAGAGCCGTCCGGTGTTCTACCCGATGCATCAGCTGCCGCCGTACCTCGACGAGCAGGCAGTGTTCCCGGTGGCCGATGCGATCTCCATCGGCGGGATCTCACTGCCGACCCACACCCAGCTCACCGAGTCGGACATCGACCGGATCACCGAGCGGCTGCTGCACCACCTGCCTGCCGTCCGCAGCTGA
- a CDS encoding acetyltransferase, protein MTKIVVIGTGGHARSCLDVMLTAGLDVLGAVGDPVSGADGGRLQIPVLGGDEILPALLRQGHRTAFVAVGANRVRARITAQMQAQGWEFATVIAPSAHVAATSTVGPGSIVISGAVVGPYSTIGAGVIINTMASVDHDCVLGDFAHVAPGTHLAGTVSVGTGAFLGVGVSVIPGSTIGSWATVGAGGTVIGDVEDESTVVGVPARSKER, encoded by the coding sequence ATGACGAAAATCGTGGTGATCGGCACCGGCGGACACGCCCGTAGTTGTCTGGACGTCATGCTCACCGCCGGGCTCGACGTGCTGGGCGCTGTCGGGGATCCGGTCAGCGGCGCCGACGGCGGTCGGCTGCAGATCCCGGTGCTCGGCGGCGACGAGATCCTCCCGGCGCTGCTCCGGCAGGGCCATCGCACTGCGTTCGTGGCGGTCGGGGCCAACCGGGTGCGGGCCAGGATCACCGCGCAGATGCAGGCCCAGGGGTGGGAATTCGCTACAGTGATCGCGCCGTCGGCGCATGTCGCCGCGACCTCGACCGTCGGGCCGGGAAGTATCGTGATCAGCGGTGCCGTCGTGGGTCCGTACAGCACGATCGGCGCCGGCGTCATCATCAACACCATGGCGTCGGTCGACCACGACTGTGTGCTGGGGGACTTCGCCCATGTCGCTCCGGGGACCCACCTGGCCGGCACGGTCTCGGTGGGCACCGGAGCGTTCCTGGGTGTCGGGGTCTCGGTGATCCCGGGCAGCACCATCGGGAGCTGGGCGACGGTCGGAGCAGGCGGCACCGTGATCGGCGATGTCGAGGACGAGAGCACCGTGGTCGGGGTACCGGCACGGTCGAAGGAGCGCTAA
- a CDS encoding FkbM family methyltransferase, producing MQQEPFVSYAQNREDVVLYRALSHITQGRYLDVGANDPTVDSVTKAFHDRGWRGMSIDPIESYAQAHRDSRDGDIVVQAAVTDADVEEIELHMVPDTGLSSLRSDVADAYLASGAREVRNIIVPARRLTRLLDEAGWDGLPIHFMNLDVEGAELNVLNSLDLSRYRPWVMVIESLAPHTAEPAWDHWESTLTSQGYTFALFDGLSRFYVADEHLELLDALSVPANIMDNSIPLALHNALQVPDQRHELAQIYARNDALQEQLRQTADAQRDEQAWLKEQVDTGSRQLAEVRQALTHLEKINADLTAHRDDLLHERTAMQQEHTAMQQEHTAMQQEQTTMQQEHTAMQQEHTAMQQEQTTMQQEREELRARVERLQEQLEEAEASALTWRTKAVSTWADFSAYRETSVPELDAARASEAAARQEIVDIKNSTSWRVTKALRAVGGRLPH from the coding sequence ATGCAGCAGGAGCCATTCGTGTCATATGCGCAGAACCGCGAGGACGTGGTGCTGTACCGAGCGTTGTCGCACATCACCCAGGGGCGTTACCTGGACGTCGGGGCCAACGATCCGACGGTCGATTCGGTGACGAAGGCGTTCCACGATCGAGGTTGGCGCGGCATGTCGATCGATCCGATCGAGTCCTATGCACAGGCTCATCGCGACAGTCGGGACGGCGACATCGTGGTGCAGGCAGCGGTCACCGACGCGGACGTCGAGGAGATCGAGCTGCACATGGTGCCGGACACCGGTCTCTCCAGTCTGCGGTCCGACGTCGCCGACGCCTACCTGGCGAGCGGCGCCCGCGAGGTCCGGAACATCATCGTCCCGGCCAGACGACTCACCCGGCTGCTCGACGAGGCGGGGTGGGACGGCCTCCCGATCCACTTCATGAACCTGGATGTCGAGGGCGCCGAGCTCAACGTCCTGAACAGCCTGGACCTGAGCAGGTACCGCCCGTGGGTGATGGTGATCGAGTCGCTCGCCCCGCACACTGCGGAGCCGGCCTGGGATCACTGGGAATCGACGCTCACGTCGCAGGGGTACACCTTCGCGCTCTTCGACGGGCTGTCCCGGTTCTATGTCGCCGACGAGCATCTCGAGTTGTTGGATGCGCTCAGCGTTCCGGCGAACATCATGGACAACAGCATCCCGCTCGCGCTGCACAACGCGCTGCAGGTCCCGGACCAGCGGCACGAGTTGGCCCAGATCTACGCCCGAAACGACGCCCTGCAGGAGCAGCTCCGACAGACGGCCGACGCCCAGCGGGACGAACAGGCGTGGCTGAAGGAGCAGGTGGACACCGGCTCCCGGCAACTCGCCGAGGTGCGGCAGGCGCTCACCCATCTCGAGAAGATCAATGCCGATCTGACCGCCCACCGCGACGACCTGCTGCACGAGCGGACGGCGATGCAGCAGGAGCACACAGCGATGCAGCAGGAGCACACGGCGATGCAGCAGGAGCAAACGACGATGCAGCAGGAGCACACGGCGATGCAGCAGGAGCACACGGCGATGCAGCAGGAGCAGACGACGATGCAGCAGGAGCGCGAGGAGCTGCGCGCCCGCGTCGAGCGCCTGCAGGAGCAGCTGGAAGAGGCCGAGGCATCGGCGCTCACCTGGCGCACGAAGGCAGTCAGCACCTGGGCCGATTTCAGCGCCTACCGCGAGACGTCCGTGCCGGAGCTGGACGCGGCGCGGGCGTCGGAGGCTGCTGCCCGTCAGGAGATCGTCGACATCAAGAACTCCACGTCCTGGCGTGTCACCAAGGCGCTGCGCGCGGTGGGTGGGCGGCTCCCGCACTGA
- a CDS encoding glycosyltransferase family 2 protein, with protein sequence MTDPSRPDQPPPPEKTPPAGPRVGIVVITYSPGETLDAFLDSLPAATTSPPFVVMADNGSTDGSVERAAERPDAPTLLRTGGNIGFGSAGNAGAAVLPDTVEYLVIANPDLRFGARSLDLLVEVADRHPDAALFGPAIRTPDGKLYPSARRLPSITDGIGHAMVGWLWPRNPWTRRYRAEDDQVALREAGWLSGACLLIRREAFEQIGGFDERYFMYFEDVDLADRMHGAGWRTLYAPQAQVEHVGGHSTSRHQHRMLTEHHRSAYRYLADRHSARWQGPLRLVLKAGLAARTFVATRSERVAAGAEIQGEPEL encoded by the coding sequence ATGACCGACCCGAGCCGCCCCGACCAGCCACCGCCGCCGGAGAAGACACCGCCCGCCGGTCCGCGGGTGGGGATCGTGGTCATCACCTACTCGCCGGGCGAGACCCTGGACGCGTTCCTGGACTCACTACCGGCGGCCACCACCTCGCCGCCGTTCGTGGTGATGGCGGACAACGGCTCGACCGACGGATCGGTGGAGCGGGCTGCGGAGCGACCAGATGCGCCGACCCTGTTGCGCACCGGCGGCAACATCGGCTTCGGCAGCGCCGGCAACGCCGGTGCGGCAGTGCTTCCCGACACCGTCGAGTACCTGGTGATCGCAAATCCCGATCTGCGCTTCGGCGCCCGCAGCCTCGATCTGCTGGTCGAGGTCGCCGACCGACACCCGGACGCGGCACTGTTCGGTCCTGCCATCCGGACGCCGGACGGCAAGCTCTACCCGTCCGCCCGCCGGCTGCCGTCGATCACCGACGGGATCGGTCATGCGATGGTCGGCTGGCTGTGGCCGCGCAACCCGTGGACCCGGCGGTACCGCGCCGAGGACGACCAGGTCGCACTGCGCGAGGCCGGCTGGCTGTCCGGTGCCTGCCTGCTCATCCGGCGGGAGGCGTTCGAGCAGATCGGTGGGTTCGACGAGCGGTACTTCATGTACTTCGAGGACGTCGACCTCGCCGACCGGATGCACGGCGCGGGCTGGCGCACCCTGTACGCGCCGCAGGCCCAGGTGGAGCATGTCGGCGGGCACTCGACGTCGCGTCATCAGCACCGCATGTTGACCGAGCACCACCGCAGTGCCTACCGCTACCTCGCCGACCGACACTCGGCCCGCTGGCAGGGGCCGTTGCGCCTCGTGCTCAAGGCCGGGTTGGCGGCGCGGACGTTCGTCGCCACCCGCAGCGAACGGGTGGCGGCCGGCGCGGAGATCCAGGGCGAGCCGGAGCTCTGA
- a CDS encoding glycosyltransferase family 1 protein: MPALRVLLDATAVPAARGGVGRYVEELAAVLQHEVELVIACQRRDREVFTARAPRAELAVLPGWADPRPVRLLWEQFGLPLVARRLRVDVIHSPHYTMPLLAGRPVAVTLHDALFFSDREWHTGLKARFFRSWIKLSLRRAAVCVVDSAATGDELVRLAGADRDQLVVAHLGVDPARFHPPSTAEVSAAAASLELDDRGWIAFLATHEPRKNVPALVDGFVRSCTDRPDPPVLVLAGGAGWDTRIDGAIAAVPDHLTVLRPGYLPLSVLSGYLGGATVVAYPSLGEGFGIPVLEGMACGAAVLTTDRLSLPEVGGDAVAYTEPDGPAIGAALDTLLDDPHLRSELAARAVRRAADFTWDGCAQSCLAAYRTAVAGRRGRGIRGRGSRRLGGRRLGSRWRTAGGAG; this comes from the coding sequence ATGCCAGCGTTGCGCGTGTTGCTCGATGCGACAGCCGTTCCGGCAGCACGCGGGGGAGTCGGTCGGTACGTCGAGGAGCTCGCCGCCGTGCTGCAGCACGAGGTGGAGCTCGTCATCGCCTGCCAGCGACGCGACCGGGAGGTCTTCACCGCCCGGGCGCCCCGGGCGGAGCTCGCAGTGCTGCCGGGCTGGGCGGACCCGCGGCCCGTACGTCTGCTGTGGGAGCAGTTCGGTCTGCCGCTCGTCGCCCGCAGGCTCCGGGTGGACGTCATCCATTCCCCGCACTACACGATGCCGTTGCTCGCCGGTCGCCCCGTCGCAGTCACGCTGCACGATGCGCTGTTCTTCTCCGACCGTGAGTGGCACACCGGTCTGAAGGCCCGCTTCTTCCGCAGCTGGATCAAGCTCTCATTGCGCCGCGCTGCGGTCTGCGTGGTCGATTCCGCCGCGACCGGTGACGAACTCGTGCGGCTCGCCGGGGCCGATCGCGACCAGTTGGTGGTTGCGCACCTCGGTGTCGATCCCGCCCGGTTCCATCCGCCGTCGACCGCCGAGGTCTCCGCCGCCGCGGCGTCGCTGGAGCTCGACGACCGGGGGTGGATCGCCTTCCTGGCCACCCACGAACCACGGAAGAACGTGCCGGCGCTGGTGGACGGATTCGTCCGCAGCTGTACCGACCGTCCGGACCCGCCGGTGCTGGTGCTCGCCGGCGGCGCGGGCTGGGACACCCGGATCGATGGCGCCATCGCAGCTGTCCCCGACCACCTGACAGTCCTGCGACCCGGGTACCTGCCGCTGTCGGTGCTCTCCGGCTACCTGGGCGGGGCGACCGTCGTCGCCTACCCGAGCCTCGGTGAGGGATTCGGCATCCCGGTGCTGGAGGGGATGGCCTGCGGCGCCGCCGTGCTGACCACCGATCGGCTGTCGCTGCCGGAGGTCGGCGGCGACGCGGTGGCCTACACCGAACCGGACGGGCCCGCCATCGGTGCCGCGCTGGACACCCTGCTCGACGATCCGCACCTGCGCTCCGAACTTGCCGCGCGGGCGGTGCGGCGGGCAGCCGACTTCACCTGGGACGGCTGCGCCCAGTCGTGTCTGGCTGCCTACCGCACGGCCGTCGCAGGCCGTCGGGGTCGGGGAATTCGGGGACGCGGAAGTCGGCGTCTCGGTGGTCGGCGTCTCGGAAGTCGCTGGAGAACTGCCGGAGGGGCCGGATGA
- a CDS encoding helix-turn-helix domain-containing protein, whose product MSEPGAEVRHVHDPKVLRAIAHPLRNRILTELSASGSLRAADLARELDIPANQASFHLRQLARYGLVEDDPSAARDRRDRVWRVPVGGLAVNLGDIEAAPGGRAAAQVFRRNRAAWAHHAVDVAYADERPVGTHRSISDHALKLTKAEADELAEQLAAHVTAFTERIRNDAVEPEQPDQQDPQNAQHEGRRTYLLLSLLLVHPELSSAETPGSAGKQAAT is encoded by the coding sequence ATGAGCGAACCCGGAGCCGAGGTTCGGCACGTCCACGACCCGAAGGTGCTGCGCGCCATCGCACATCCGCTGCGCAACCGGATCCTCACCGAGCTCTCTGCCTCGGGTTCACTGCGGGCCGCCGATCTGGCCCGCGAACTCGACATCCCGGCCAACCAGGCGAGCTTCCATCTGCGTCAGCTCGCCCGGTACGGGCTCGTCGAGGACGATCCGTCGGCGGCCAGGGACCGGCGGGATCGTGTGTGGCGGGTGCCGGTGGGCGGTCTCGCGGTCAATCTGGGGGACATCGAGGCGGCGCCGGGCGGTCGGGCCGCAGCCCAGGTGTTCCGCCGCAATCGTGCTGCCTGGGCGCACCACGCGGTGGACGTTGCCTATGCGGACGAGCGTCCGGTCGGCACCCATCGCTCGATCAGCGACCACGCCCTCAAGCTCACGAAGGCCGAGGCGGACGAGCTGGCCGAGCAACTCGCCGCGCACGTCACGGCGTTCACCGAGAGGATCCGGAACGACGCCGTCGAGCCGGAGCAGCCCGACCAGCAGGACCCCCAGAACGCTCAGCACGAGGGTCGGCGCACCTATCTGCTGCTCTCACTGTTGTTGGTGCATCCCGAGTTGTCATCGGCCGAGACTCCGGGCAGTGCAGGGAAGCAGGCCGCCACGTGA
- a CDS encoding MFS transporter translates to MPSYRTLARNRDFTALWIGQAVSDLGSHVSMFVFPLLAFALTGSALSAALAEALHLLGLAATLLPAGVLADRLHRLRVMRTSSAAGVVLYTSLVVAGILDVLTLPHLLVVAVLTGAAAGLFSPAETSAVRSVVSEQELPTALSQNQARQHVASLVGGPLGGALYGITRWLPFAVDAVTFAVSWVMLGRIRTDLSAPTRSGPRRRIRADLADGLHFIRSRPFFRVMLCWSALTNLTVNALFFAAILRLVQHGVPAWQIGLVSSVAGACGLIGAIGAPWLIERFATGRLTVVIAWSFVPLLVPMVIWDSPVVVAAALGLGLLLNPAGNAGIQSYRIAVTPRELIGRVQSTDQFISMGMMPLAPVLGGALLAGLGGSAAVAVLGGMTACVALIPTLSRSVREVPRPALWRTSLQEPALTA, encoded by the coding sequence ATGCCCAGCTACCGCACCCTCGCCCGCAACCGTGATTTCACCGCACTCTGGATCGGCCAGGCCGTGAGCGATCTGGGCAGTCACGTCAGCATGTTCGTCTTCCCCCTGTTGGCCTTCGCGCTCACCGGATCCGCACTCAGCGCCGCCCTGGCCGAAGCACTGCACCTGCTCGGACTTGCCGCCACGTTGCTGCCCGCCGGGGTGCTGGCCGACCGCCTGCACCGGCTACGGGTGATGCGCACCTCCAGCGCCGCCGGGGTGGTGCTCTACACGTCGCTGGTGGTCGCCGGGATCCTCGACGTGCTCACTCTCCCCCACCTGCTGGTGGTGGCCGTCCTCACCGGCGCAGCCGCCGGCCTGTTCTCGCCGGCGGAGACCTCCGCTGTGCGCAGCGTCGTCAGCGAGCAGGAGCTGCCGACGGCGCTCAGCCAGAACCAGGCGCGTCAACACGTCGCCTCGCTGGTCGGCGGGCCGCTGGGCGGCGCCCTCTACGGGATCACCCGCTGGCTGCCGTTCGCCGTCGACGCGGTGACGTTCGCGGTGTCCTGGGTCATGCTCGGACGGATCAGGACCGATCTGTCCGCCCCCACGCGCAGCGGGCCGCGGCGGCGCATCCGCGCCGACCTCGCGGACGGTCTGCATTTCATCCGGTCCCGACCGTTCTTCCGCGTCATGCTCTGCTGGAGCGCGCTCACCAACCTGACCGTCAACGCGCTGTTCTTCGCCGCGATCCTCCGGCTCGTCCAGCACGGTGTCCCGGCCTGGCAGATCGGGCTGGTCTCCTCCGTCGCCGGCGCCTGCGGGCTGATCGGTGCGATCGGAGCGCCGTGGCTGATCGAACGATTCGCTACCGGCCGGCTCACCGTCGTCATCGCCTGGAGCTTCGTCCCGCTGCTGGTGCCGATGGTGATCTGGGACAGCCCGGTGGTGGTCGCGGCCGCGCTCGGACTCGGGCTGCTGCTCAACCCGGCGGGGAACGCCGGCATCCAGTCGTACCGGATCGCCGTCACGCCGCGGGAGCTGATCGGGCGCGTCCAGTCGACGGACCAGTTCATCTCGATGGGCATGATGCCGCTCGCTCCGGTGCTGGGCGGCGCGCTGTTGGCCGGGCTCGGTGGCTCGGCGGCGGTCGCCGTGCTGGGTGGGATGACGGCCTGCGTCGCGTTGATCCCGACGCTCAGCCGCAGCGTGCGCGAGGTGCCGCGCCCGGCGCTCTGGCGGACGTCATTGCAGGAACCGGCGCTGACAGCCTGA
- the rfbA gene encoding glucose-1-phosphate thymidylyltransferase RfbA, which yields MKGIVLAGGAGTRLHPLTRAVSKQLVPIYDKPMIYYPLSVLMMAGIRDVLVITTPHDAPSFVRLLADGSAWGMNITYAKQAEPNGLAEAFIIGADHIGTDTVMLVLGDNIFYGAGFSQTLRRAAESLDGCVLFGYSVADPERYGVGVVDADGKLLSIEEKPAEPKSNLAISGLYLYANDVVAKAAALQPSARGELEITDLNNRYVAEGRAELVDLGAGFAWLDTGTHDSLLQAGQFVQVLEQRQGIRVACLEELALRQGFIDADQCRRLGEEMANTKYGQYIIGVADAAAVTAAAATTAAATAVR from the coding sequence ATGAAGGGAATCGTGCTCGCCGGCGGCGCCGGAACCCGTTTGCACCCGCTGACCAGGGCGGTGTCCAAACAACTGGTCCCGATCTACGACAAGCCGATGATCTACTACCCGCTCTCGGTGCTGATGATGGCCGGCATCCGGGACGTGCTGGTGATCACCACCCCGCACGATGCGCCGTCCTTCGTCCGGCTGCTCGCGGACGGGTCCGCCTGGGGGATGAACATCACCTACGCCAAGCAGGCGGAGCCCAACGGCCTGGCCGAGGCGTTCATCATCGGCGCCGACCACATCGGTACCGACACCGTGATGCTCGTGCTTGGCGACAACATCTTCTACGGCGCCGGGTTCTCGCAGACCCTGCGCCGCGCAGCGGAGAGCCTCGACGGCTGCGTGCTGTTCGGGTACTCGGTGGCCGATCCCGAGCGCTACGGCGTCGGGGTGGTCGACGCCGACGGCAAACTGCTCAGCATCGAGGAGAAGCCGGCCGAGCCGAAGTCGAACCTGGCCATCTCCGGGTTGTACCTCTATGCGAACGACGTGGTCGCGAAGGCGGCCGCGTTGCAACCGTCGGCCCGCGGTGAGCTGGAGATCACCGACCTCAACAACCGGTACGTGGCAGAGGGCCGCGCCGAGCTCGTCGATCTGGGCGCCGGGTTCGCCTGGCTGGACACCGGCACCCACGACTCGTTGCTGCAAGCCGGCCAGTTCGTCCAGGTCCTGGAACAGCGGCAGGGGATCCGGGTGGCCTGCCTGGAGGAACTCGCGCTGCGGCAGGGATTCATCGACGCCGACCAGTGTCGCAGGCTCGGCGAGGAGATGGCGAACACCAAGTACGGGCAGTACATCATCGGGGTGGCCGACGCAGCAGCCGTCACCGCAGCCGCGGCCACCACCGCAGCCGCCACCGCCGTCCGGTGA